The Primulina eburnea isolate SZY01 chromosome 12, ASM2296580v1, whole genome shotgun sequence genome includes the window atacgacccgtgagactgtctcacataagttttgtATTTATAGTAATCGAGGTGAATGGGGTTCCTAATCCGCGTTAAATTAATAGTATTAAttatttgagtaggtctcttgtgagacagtctcccGAATCTTTATTTTTGAGACAAGTCAactttaccgatattcataataaaaaataatactcttagaataaaaattaatattttgtatggatgacccaaataagatatatgtatcacaaaatacgatccgtgagaccgtcttacacaagtttttacctaattatttttaaaaatttaaagtcGATTAATCATGTTCAATGGACTTAATTTTGTGGTAAATATCAATACAATTATTTGAGTAATGAAGgttaattttgaatattttaaaaaaataagaatacaaaatttatatattaaaaaatccaTTTAAACGATGTGATTGCTGTTATTAATTAGTTTCCTCGAgaaacaatatcaatatattctgtTTTCTTGaaattgattatttattttttgggaGACAAAATAATTGCCCCACTTTCAAAAGtcttactaaataattaatgagGACGTGGACTTGGGAAAACCTTTTTTACGTTGTATTTCACTTCTTGCACCGACAGACTGTATCCAAGTAAAATTCCAATTATTTAAGccattttttcattattttatcagCTAAAAATGATTATATTTCCTGTATGATTTCAGATGTTCATGTTTGGAGAAGTAggtgaaaaatcatcaatcgaaatatttttttgagttcactcctacccacaaaattgtggtattatgtcatataaaatgtggtacacttcatatggaaatgtggtactaaaaaagtatccagagactgaacacaaaaaaaatcgacggCTGGGGACTGGAGGTCAATTTCCCGTTCATGTTTCAATGTCGTATTTATTACAACACACGATTGAATGTTCAGATTTTGTCACTAACTTgtttaaagtttaaaatttgtattgtgtgtaattcattataattttaaaactaaGATAAATTAATTTCAAAGTTATATACACTTAAAATTGACCAAATTGAATAATAGATCATATCAATGTGATTAAATTGGATAAGTGATAATTCTAATTTTAATTCTTCAAGTTCACATATTTTGAGTTTTAGTTCTATAATTTGTCAGCGTTTGTTTTCATACAGtaacttgattttttttaaaaaaaaatttgttattttttttttccaaaactaCTAAATCCATCGATATGATTTTTTTGACACTGGTTCTTTCTTATGTGACGTATGTGACAAGAATTAAACTGATATTACTCCAACTAAAATTAATTTGACAAAAAATAAAgagaaaaatataacaaaacGACTCTCAATACTTCAAAATTGGAGGAAAAAAATTCGTCTTctcatttattttttattttttatttttgaaaaaaaacttGTAATTTTATTGATTCAAATCATCCATTACAAGTTTAACCAACCAAGAAGGAAAATCACCATTCAACCAAACAAAGGATGAAAGGGAATTGAAAGCAAAACGAGCAATGCTATGGACTACATTATTTGTCGAACGACGAACATGAATAAGCTCAGATATCCCAGATTCACTCATACGCTCTCTAATATCTCTAAAATTTGTCTTctcatttatttttgtttatatatattgtAACGTATATTATATAATCTTTATTCTTATCACAAAAGTCACATAGAATACTATTAGGGTCAGATAAATAATATTTGTTGGATTTAGTAATTTCgaaaaaataataaagaaaaaacaCCAAGTTACAATTTGAAAACTAAAATTTAACAATTACATGACTAAAACTCAAAACAGATTATTTTATAAgactaaaatataatatgtccATATCATAATTTGAATAAATAAgtgaaataatataaaatgtttggtgaatatataaaagaattggtcgatatatatatatatatatacacacacacacacatacacatatatatatatacacacacacacacatagatgcacacacacacacacacacacacacacacacacacacatatatatagaatatatatatagataatatatatagatacagacacacacaccacacacacacacacacacatatatataatatatatagagagatatatagatatatacacacacacacacacacacacacacacacacacacatatatatatatatatatatatatatatatatacatatatatatatatatacatacacacacacacacacacacacacatatatatatatatatatatatatatatatatatatatatatacacacacacacacacacacacacacacacacacacatataatatatatatatagatatatatataacatatatatatatatatatacacatatatatatatatatatatatatacatatatatatatatatatatatatatatatacacacacacacacacacacacacacacacacacacacacatatatatatatatatatatatatatacatatatatatatatatacatacacacacacacacacacacacacatatatatataatatatatatatatatatatatatatatatatatatatatatacatatatatatatatacacacacacacacacacacacacacacacacacacacacatatatatatatatatatatattgtatatagatatacatatatatatatatatgtatatataatatatacatatatatatatatatatatatatgtgtgtgtgtgtgtgtgtgtatgtgtgtatatatatatatatatatatatatatatatatatatatatatatatatatatatatatatatatatgatgccTAAGCCACAAGGCTATATGGAGCGATTATAAAAATTAGTGTATTCGTGTACGTGTTGTGTgtttttacaatattttttataatttatttagtttatatttaaatgaagaacaaaataaattataaaaaaagtgAGGGACTAcctgtaattttgatatatgaatttaaaaaataaattaaaaaggaATAAAAAAAGATTCAAGTAGGAATTGAATCTATAACTTGATGCATAAGAAATAAAACCTCTATTCGCTGAactacatgttgtttgtattaaaattttaacactttgttgatatatataataattaaaacagACAATGGCAGCAAAAATTAATTACTCTAACtatttcaaatttaataataaacaTAGATAAAAAAAGTCAAATAACATTACATtgcataatataataatatgatgGGAATACCTCAAAAAATTGTCATATCATAAAAAGGATTAGTTAATTACAATGAAATGCACTAAAAGCTAAAATCAGCTGAATATATAACGTAGTAATCATAtattaaactaattaaatattattgtcGTGCTTAATGAGCACATACACCAAGAAAAGTTTCGTGGTTAATTTCAACTTTAGGACACCTCACATATCTTAACAATTGTTTAATAAAAACTGTAATTAAACAATTTTTAGAAATActataaatatatgaaaattAGTGTTCATATTTTCCAAGATTAAAATTGTTCGTGTAAATTAGaagatatattaatattaattatgtaGATGAGACTACGTAATATTGAATTatgtaaataattaaaattggcaccatttgatttatttacTTTCACCAATAAGATTTATAAGAATCTAAAATAAATTCCATGGATCTGTAAACCAACTATACATCATTACGAGGAATCTTAACGATCAATTAACCTTGAATTGCAAtatgaaatataaatatatattatccaAGAAAAGAAATGAACCCACCAAAATTAGTTCTTTCCTGTACAGCAGATCTCGAACATCATCACCTTCATCCActgtacatacatacatacatatacatacatgacatgtatgtatgtatgtatgtatgtatgtgtatATACCTTATATTAATTGTATCTACATATGTGTATATTGATATAAGAAGATACACCGAAGAAAAAAGATAATTTTTTTGGACAATTTATGATCTGCTAATAGTTAGTTTAGGAATCAAATGAAAATGGAGGTTTTAACAGATCATAAGGTGCCCAAAGTGCATCCAATGGACACGGCCTGCTAGCGTCGAGTCTTGCCCATGGCTTCCCTTTTCCACTCCAATGGAGCAGGCTAACGGGGCCCGGATGTAAATCCCGGCAAAGTCCGTGAAAGTTATCGCCGCCAAGCCCATGTTGATTCCATCTGTGATCCACCGGGGCAATATTTCCGGCGAAAACCAGTAAAAACGGTGGTAAAGAGCCCAGTTCGTATATTCTCATTCTCTTCTGTAACTCCATCCATTCTTCAATCTTTCTCGTGTAATCTCCTGCCCGCCATCGGTTCAGGTCAATCACCATCACTCCGGTGTTGAAGTAGCAGGCTTTCCGGTCGGAAAATGTTACTGAAAGTGAAGGGTTTGACCAGAATGTTGGGGTGAAGTACGAGGTGAAATTAGCGCTGCAGTACTCCGGGGCCGCCAAGACTTTGTCACCCCCAAGTGGGGTGGCAGCCAGCTTCGCAATGTCGTCGACAAGGACCAAGTCGGAATCGAGGTACACGACTCGGTGGACACATGGCGGTAAGAGGTCAGCCATGTAGCTACGGGCGTAGTTTAGTGGGCAGTCGAGGGCGGACCGGATGGAGGTGGAGATTAAACCCGCCACGGCCGAGTCTCGGAAAGGGTAGATTCGGAAGTTGAGATATGGGAAGGAGCCGGCGATGGTGGTGCGGAGGAGGGAGGGGGAGGCTGAGGCGGCTGTGACAAAGTGAAAGAAGACGTTTTGTGGACATGACGTGTGTTGCAAGACGGAGAGGATGGCGGCCAATGAGCCTCGGATGTAGGCCGAATCCAGTGTCATCGCAACGTGGACAATCTGATCAGAGGAGGACAAGcagatatttttgttgttttcgtCGTCGTTGTTTGTATCATCATCAAAAATATAAGGGCAGTGCGGGGCATTATAGAATTTTGGGGCTTCTCTAAATGTTTGTGGGATTGGGATTCtatgattttgtgtagcaagAGTAGCGGCAAAAAATAGGTAAATGTTGGTAATGAAAAATAGAGATGAGATTGCTTGTTTGGGCTTCTTCATGTGTGGGATTCTTTCTACATTTTGGAAATGGTGGAGAAGCCGagtgttttatatatatatggattggGGGTGGGGTGTGTTAGGTGGGGGGAAGTGTTTGAATGAGTTCTAAgtcttttttatatattttttaaagtaacatgtttgaatttatttttttgaggAAGAGTTTGAAGTTTTGGTGATTAAAAAATTGAAGGGATAGCTGGATGACTGGCCGGGTTGCGAAGCCAAAACATGGGCTCGGTccaaaataatgaaatatatCATTCAAATGGAAATTTCTTTCACGGTTTTCTTTCATACTCGGTAATCAGAATAAACCAGTCGATATTATGTCGCGATTAAGAATCCAGACATCTCGTTAAATCATCGGAGAAaggaaaattgttatttttcaaTAGAGAAGAGCAAGATCTATCAGTAGCCAGCTTATAATAAATGAGACACGAAATTTCAATATTATTTTGActagaaaaaaaattagatttccTTTCTCATTATCACATGTCCCTATTCGCTTTCCAAGATCGATTATTAAAAAAAGTATGGCAATCATGAAAAGATGAAAACATGGATAATGAACCAAAATGCATGGATGGAGAGTagcattaattaaaaatatatccaAAAGTTTGTCACTTTATGATTGGTGGCGAAGAAGAACATGACCAAAGTTAATTTTGTTTTAGCTTTTGAGTTGGTGCATGGCAACTAATCAGTCGTGGGGACCTAATTCCGATTTATattttttgggtttttttttaaaaaaaaattatttcaaccatgcatcattatattattataatccAAATATGTGAATCAAGAAAATTTATTAGTCTTtactaatttaattttttgtgaCCTTGAGGGAAAAAAATATAGAGAATCACTAGTATTCCAAGATCTTGATCCTATTATTAATTATGTGTTCTCTAATTATATCATACGATCTTAATGTTGTTTGTTCGGAATAAAATTATTCCAagcaattaaattaaatgtttACACTTGTGATTTTTTACAAGACTGCAAGCATACGGTATAAATTTGGTCCAACGAATTCAAATCTTTAGACTAAAAATTAAGCATCGTTGTTTGTTGTTCCTTCTTAATCAAAAATGATCTTTCACTTGTCTTTATGTTGACGTACTAAGAATCAAGAGACAtgtaacaaaattttattaGTACTAGCCATGTTCCGCGTGATGAAAAATAgggttttttattattattttcatttaacaatcaaattcttttagaTTGCATTTGT containing:
- the LOC140808403 gene encoding probable galacturonosyltransferase-like 1, with protein sequence MKKPKQAISSLFFITNIYLFFAATLATQNHRIPIPQTFREAPKFYNAPHCPYIFDDDTNNDDENNKNICLSSSDQIVHVAMTLDSAYIRGSLAAILSVLQHTSCPQNVFFHFVTAASASPSLLRTTIAGSFPYLNFRIYPFRDSAVAGLISTSIRSALDCPLNYARSYMADLLPPCVHRVVYLDSDLVLVDDIAKLAATPLGGDKVLAAPEYCSANFTSYFTPTFWSNPSLSVTFSDRKACYFNTGVMVIDLNRWRAGDYTRKIEEWMELQKRMRIYELGSLPPFLLVFAGNIAPVDHRWNQHGLGGDNFHGLCRDLHPGPVSLLHWSGKGKPWARLDASRPCPLDALWAPYDLLKPPFSFDS